The DNA segment CAGCAAGGGAATGGAAACACGTTTGTATTCCCTTGCAATATTTACTACAAATTGAAGATTGGCCATCACCAGTTGGGCAACCGCATCTAAATCCCCTTTTTCTATGTACCGAACGGCTAACTGATACTCCTCCTCTCGGCTGAGAAAAGGAAAACGACGAATTTCAGTCAGGTAAGCCCGGAGCGGATCAAAGGCAACCACTGACCGTTCGGTAGGGGCTTTTTCCTCAAGATCTTGATTTTTCCGGCTATTTCCCATTTCCCCGATTATAGTAAGACCCTCTATTCAAATCAACTTTTGGGGAACAGACTCATTTTAGAACGGGATGGAATGATATTGAAAGTTTCAAAAAATTGGGAAGAAAAACCAGCAGCTTTAATTGATCCGGAGGGAATTTTTTTCTAATTCCTTAATTAAAAGGTCATTGGCAGGAGGGAAAGTGAAGGATTTAAAATGTGAGGGGGTGACCCATCGAATTTCTTTGCAGCCCATGGGTTTTGGAATTCCCGTTTTGATGGAACAAAGATAAGGGTGCAGGGAGATCTTTCCAATTGAATACTGATGGGTAAAGCATTTTATTTTTCGGTGGACCTTGACCTCGACACCGACCTCTTCTTTAATCTCTCTCTGGAGACATTCCTTTAATTTTTCATGGTCAAGACGTTTCCCTCCTGGAAATTCCCAGACCCCCCCCAGGTGGACATTTTCCATCCTGCGCGCAATTAAAAACTGACCATTTTTGATAATAATCCCGATGGCCACCTGAACGGTTTTTTTCTCTTTTTTCAAAGGATCTTCCCCTTAACCATTCTAACGCCATGACGATCCATACTTGACACGGTTACGGTGGCCTTTAAACCTTTACGCTGAAACGCCTGCTGCATGGCCCTTCCAATCTTTTCCCCCTTTGTCGGGTGGTCTGTGATCGCGAAGAGGGTAGACCCTGCCCCGCTGATGGAACATCCAAAAGCCCCATTTTTTAATGCCGCTTTTTTTACCTCAGAAAAACCAGGGATTAGTACCGACCGTTTAGGTTCGACAATCACAT comes from the Nitrospiria bacterium genome and includes:
- a CDS encoding (deoxy)nucleoside triphosphate pyrophosphohydrolase, coding for MKKEKKTVQVAIGIIIKNGQFLIARRMENVHLGGVWEFPGGKRLDHEKLKECLQREIKEEVGVEVKVHRKIKCFTHQYSIGKISLHPYLCSIKTGIPKPMGCKEIRWVTPSHFKSFTFPPANDLLIKELEKNSLRIN